In Actinomycetota bacterium, the genomic window CGTTCGGCGGCAGGAAGTCGCCGGCCGCCCACGAACGGTCGTTCTGCGTGCGTGCGACGGTCGGAGGGCCGGCCCCGTCCCCGAGGCACGCCCCCGGCGCCGACCAGCGCCGATCGGCAGTTCCCGAATGTCCGGCGAGCTTCCCGGTGCTGTACACTCATGCTGTATGTCGGCGACTCGTACACAGGTGTACCTCACCGAAGACCAGCGGCGCCTGATCGACGAGATCGCCCGCTCCGAGGGTGTCACGCTCGCCGAGGTCGTCCGGCGGGCGCTCGACGCGTACCTCAATGCCGCGCCCGACGCCGCCGCTGCTCTGGCGTCGACCTTCGGCGCGGATCCGGAGGCCCGCTCGCCCAGCCGCGACGACTGGGACCGTGGCTGACATCCTCGTCGACACCGACGTCTTCATCGACCACCTTCGCGGCGCCGCCGAGCTCAAGGCCGGTCGTCATCGCCTCCACTACTCCGTGATCACGCGTGCCGAGCTCTTCGCGGGGGCGACGGGGACCGACCTCGCCAGCCGTGTGCTCGCCGCTTTTCGCGAGGTTCCCGTT contains:
- a CDS encoding ribbon-helix-helix protein, CopG family — translated: MYLTEDQRRLIDEIARSEGVTLAEVVRRALDAYLNAAPDAAAALASTFGADPEARSPSRDDWDRG
- a CDS encoding type II toxin-antitoxin system VapC family toxin encodes the protein MADILVDTDVFIDHLRGAAELKAGRHRLHYSVITRAELFAGATGTDLASRVLAAFREVPVDRAIAERAGRIRRETGVRLPDALIAATALERNLGLATRNTKDFESIRGLRVRILG